The Arachidicoccus terrestris genome includes the window CATTTAACCTGCTGCATCATGTTCAGGCCGATCAGCCCAAGGATGACAATTTCTTCATTTCCCCGCTCAGCCTGCATATGGATTTAGGTATGGTATTGAACGGCGCATCGGGTACGACCTACGATGAAATGCTCCAGGTGCTGAATTTGAATGGCCAAAGCCTGGATGAGGTAAATCAGGCTTATAAAACGCTGCTGAACGAGTTACCGGAGGCGGATCCAAAGGTTCAGTTAGGCCTGTATAATTCTGTCTGGTACAGAAAAACGTTTCCTTTTGATACAGAATACACAAAAGGTCTTGAGAAGCACTTCGACGCTACCGTGACACCATTGGATTTTAAACCGACCGATGTGTCTTTTATTAATGATTGGGCCAGCAAGAAAACCAATGGCAAAATAACCAGAGTATTGGATTCGATTCGAAGTGAAGACGTTATGTTTTTACTGAACGCTTTGTATTTTAAGGGTGACTGGGCTTCTAAATTTGATAAGGCCATGACAGCTCCGGCAGATTTTCATCTGGAGGATGGCAGTTCCAAACAGGTACAGATGATGCATCAGCAGGAAACGTTTGAGAATTATACTGCTGACGATTATATGGCCGTCAGGCTTCCCTATGGCAATGGACAGTTTGCGATGACGGTCATATTGCCTAGAGCGGGTAAAAAGCTGGATGAGGTACTCTCTGGTATAGATGGTGCCCAGTGGGAAACACTTAAAGCCAATATGGCAAAAAGGGAAGTCAATGTCGGCCTGCCCCGTTTTACCATTCCTGCCTTTTCGATCAAGTTGAATGATGTGTTACAGTCGATGGGTATGAAATCGGCTTTTAATAGTACTTTAGCAGATTTGTCTAAAATGGCAGCCCCCAGGAACGGAAATCTCTTTGTTAGCTTTGTGAAACAGGATACTTACTTGAAAGTGGATGAAGAGGGGACTGAGGCTGCAGCCGTTACGACTACCGGAATAGGCGTAACTTCGGTCCCGATAGTATCGCAGTTTATCTGTGATCATCCCTTTGGTATCATAATCAGTGAGAAAACCTCCAATACGATTTTATTTATGGGTAAGATCATGAACCCAGACGCTGAATAAGCACACGGGTTAATTTTAAATATTCAAAAAGCCGGTTTTAATAAGACCGGCTTTTTGTTTAGCTTTGCGGCAAATTCCCGGTAACCATTTCCTAATATTCAAATTTTATGACTGAAAAGATTATCATTTTAGATTTTGGCAGCCAATACACTCAATTGATTGCCAGAGCGGTAAGAGAAGCGAATGTGTATTGCGACATTGTTCCTTTCCATAGTACGCTGGATTTTAATGAGAATATTAAAGGAGTGATACTGAGTGGCTCGCCTTGCAGTGTGAATGAACAGGATGCGCCGATGATAGATATTCAGGCTATTTTGGACAGCGTGCCGGTTCTGGGTGTTTGTTACGGGGCACAGCTGGCGGCCAAGGTGTTTGGCGGCCGGGTGGAAAAATCTGATAAACGTGAGTATGGCCGGGCGCAGATGCTTCGTCAGTTAGATGATGTGTTATTGCAAGGATTATCTGCTAAAAGTCAGGTTTGGATGAGCCACAGTGACACGATCAAACAATTGCCTGAAGGTTTTGAAGTTTTAGCGACCACCGAAAGCATACCGGTAGCGGCATTTAAGAAAACATCTGCTGAACCCCATTCGTTATATGGCTTGCAGTTTCATCCGGAGGTATATCATTCAACTGAAGGTAAAAAGATTCTGTTCAATTTTCTGGTGGGTATCTGCGGGTGCGCGCAAGACTGGACGCCGGCGTCTTTCGTAGAGGAAACCGTAGCTTCTCTGAAGGAGAAGATCGGAGATAAACATGTTATTATGGCTCTTAGTGGCGGCGTCGACAGCACGGTTGCCGCTACCCTGATCAGTCGGGCCATTGGCGACAGACTTCATGGCATATTTGTAGATAACGGGGTATTGCGTAAAGATGAGTTTAAGCAAGTTCTGGAGACCTATAATGAAATTGGACTGAATGTTAAAGGAGTGGATGCCAAAGCGCTCTTTTATAAAGAATTGGCGGGCAAATCTGACCCAGAAGCCAAAAGAAAAACCATCGGTAAGCTTTTTATTGATGTTTTTCACGAGGAAGCACAGAAAATCAATGAAGCATCGTTTCTGGGACAGGGAACGATCTATCCGGACGTAATTGAAAGTGTCTCTGTACACGGACCTTCTGTTACCATTAAATCTCACCATAACGTAGGCGGCCTGCCTGCTACGATGAATCTGGAGCTGGTGGAGCCGTTAAGAGCTTTATTCAAGGATGAGGTCAGAAGGGTGGGACTGGAACTGGGTATTCCGGCAGATATGATCAACCGGCACCCTTTCCCCGGGCCAGGCCTGGCGATCCGAATTCTGGGCGAGGTAACAGAAGAAAAAGCAAAATTGTTGCAGGAAGCAGATCATATTTACATTAAAGCATTAAAAGACAGAAATCTGTATAATCAGGTTTGGCAGGCCGGGGCCATTCTGCTGCCGGTTAAAAGTGTCGGGGTAATGGGGGACGAAAGGACTTACGAATTTACTTTGGCTTTGCGAGCCGTAAGCTCTGTCGACGGGATGACAGCTGACTGGTCTCATCTGCCTTATGAGTTTCTGGCAGATGTCTCAAACGCCATTATCAATAACGTTAAGGGTATCAATAGGGTGGTATATGATATCAGCAGCAAACCACCCGCTACCATTGAATGGGAGTAACAGAAATTATTATTCCGATTTTTTTGCAAAAAATGGATTTTCCCTTTACTTTTGCAACCCATTAGCGCACGAGTGTGTTCTTGGGTAACCACGGCGAGGTAGCTCAGGTGGTTAGAGCGCAGGATTCATAACCCTGAGGTCTCGGGTTCAATTCCCGATCTCGCTACTCTTATAAAATATCCTAAGTGTCAATTACTTAGGATATTTTTTTGCCATATCCTCTAACTGCTATTTACTGCTTGTACTTAATTTGATACCCAACAAAAATATACAACTTAAACCTTCTAGCCGTGCAATGACAGCAGTCTAAAATATGATTACTATTTAAATAGCATATCCATTTGCAAATCGTTTTGAATCATGGACGAAGCATAGCTATTGGGTGCTAAACCAAAAGTGGTAACCAGTGTGAGATATATGGCTGATTTTGTTTTTGTCTGTTCCTTAAATACCGCGATTTTTGTAGCCAGGGCATCAGCATAGCTTTTTCTGATTGTGAACGGATGGATGGAAAATTTCATCTCGCATAGATTAATTATTCTATCTCGTCTATCAATTACAAGGTCGATCTGTGCGCCTTGATGGTCCCCGTGTCCAACCCAGGAAGATGTTCTTGTTTCTATGGCCGATATGCCCAATGCGTCGTCTTTGATTTGCTCTATATGCTCAAGGCAGGCTTGTTCAAAAGCATAACCGCTCCATGCTCGCTTTTCGGGCTATCAAGTTGCTTGAGCCAATTGGTTTGGTCTAGGTCGCTCGAGCTTTTTATCCATTTTAGGTAGAAAAGTGAATAAGGGTCCGCTAATGGGTAGAGGCTCATTTTTTCTTTATTGTTAAAAGGACGATATTTACGAATGAAGTGGCTTTTCTCTAGTTCTTTCAACATAAGGGTTACGCACCATTATTGGTTAGATGCGCTGCCTTTATAATTTCATTTTGTTTGAGGCCTTTGCCTTTTGCACTTAACGCCTCAATAATTGCAATATGGCCTTCCGCTTTGCGAAACAGTGCATGAAACAGGTTGCCGAATTCATTTCGGAGAAAGCCGTCCTTTTGGAAACATAGTCGGTCGATATGGGTAAAAAAATAGTAACACCCTTGAATGCTATGAGATCACTTAGTGGTAATGACAATTATTTAGAAAATAAGGAGGAAAAGGAAAAGTAAGCAGATAGTCAAGGGAAAGGAATGCATTTTATGAGATAGTGTATTTGGTGGCACTTCAATATACCGAAGAGAAACTTACACAATGAGCTTATCAATTTGGTAAATGCTATCCGGACTTTAGGGATTTTTGTTAGATTGTGTTGTCAATGCCAATCCCTTTTATACTCTCTATTATTGAATAATCGATATTGCTTGCTTTGCTGTTTTGCACATAAATGACTTGGCACAGATGTTTTTTGTAAATTTATGAGTCACAGACTTGAAATATGAAGAAGGAAAATGTAACAACT containing:
- the guaA gene encoding glutamine-hydrolyzing GMP synthase codes for the protein MTEKIIILDFGSQYTQLIARAVREANVYCDIVPFHSTLDFNENIKGVILSGSPCSVNEQDAPMIDIQAILDSVPVLGVCYGAQLAAKVFGGRVEKSDKREYGRAQMLRQLDDVLLQGLSAKSQVWMSHSDTIKQLPEGFEVLATTESIPVAAFKKTSAEPHSLYGLQFHPEVYHSTEGKKILFNFLVGICGCAQDWTPASFVEETVASLKEKIGDKHVIMALSGGVDSTVAATLISRAIGDRLHGIFVDNGVLRKDEFKQVLETYNEIGLNVKGVDAKALFYKELAGKSDPEAKRKTIGKLFIDVFHEEAQKINEASFLGQGTIYPDVIESVSVHGPSVTIKSHHNVGGLPATMNLELVEPLRALFKDEVRRVGLELGIPADMINRHPFPGPGLAIRILGEVTEEKAKLLQEADHIYIKALKDRNLYNQVWQAGAILLPVKSVGVMGDERTYEFTLALRAVSSVDGMTADWSHLPYEFLADVSNAIINNVKGINRVVYDISSKPPATIEWE
- a CDS encoding ATPase gives rise to the protein MKFSIHPFTIRKSYADALATKIAVFKEQTKTKSAIYLTLVTTFGLAPNSYASSMIQNDLQMDMLFK
- a CDS encoding serpin family protein; translation: MNHFFAYSLFLGVLTLTGCSKGLHSGGSEKQAPVKQISISPMVATHVNDFSFNLLHHVQADQPKDDNFFISPLSLHMDLGMVLNGASGTTYDEMLQVLNLNGQSLDEVNQAYKTLLNELPEADPKVQLGLYNSVWYRKTFPFDTEYTKGLEKHFDATVTPLDFKPTDVSFINDWASKKTNGKITRVLDSIRSEDVMFLLNALYFKGDWASKFDKAMTAPADFHLEDGSSKQVQMMHQQETFENYTADDYMAVRLPYGNGQFAMTVILPRAGKKLDEVLSGIDGAQWETLKANMAKREVNVGLPRFTIPAFSIKLNDVLQSMGMKSAFNSTLADLSKMAAPRNGNLFVSFVKQDTYLKVDEEGTEAAAVTTTGIGVTSVPIVSQFICDHPFGIIISEKTSNTILFMGKIMNPDAE